The Vitis vinifera cultivar Pinot Noir 40024 chromosome 8, ASM3070453v1 genome segment CCTAGATTGAAAAATGGTACAGATCCTCACTTTATCAAATGGATAGAGTGGacttaaatttttgtttatatgcACAACTTCATGATCAATGATCACAGACAGTCTCATTTCTGTGGTTAGAGACATTGATGAAGACCCAAACATCATCACTGTGAAACCCTAGGCCACAAAGTTTTCTTTGTTCAATTGGTTCTTATGATATCATCTTCACAATTTTGTTCGATGTTAGCAAACAAGAAGCAAGACATTGTTCAGCTGGCTCTTGTGAATAATCATCTTCACAATTTTGCCTCATCTTCGGAAAGATAAAAACTACTGCAAGAATGACCTAAGAACAATCTCCAGCTCCCAAAGATGTATATTATTTCACAAAATTTAATCAGACATCTAagattataatttttcaaaataaacaaatcaaaatatgcaaaaataaaataaaaaataaataatagggcattaaatcaataaagaaaaagcTAATCCACAGAATAAAAACTTACTTTTCATTGAGATTGGCATCACCAAATGGATTTGAATCATTGGAATACCCGGAAACGGTCTGCGACTTCAACTTCTTAGCAACTCGCAACGCCTaaacaatcaaaacaatataaattctTGTCacctaattataaaaaaataaaaccctagaaatCGATAACAAAACCCAAACACATGCTTTTTTCTGAGCTTTTTTGGCCAAATAGTCAGCAATTTCCTCTTCGGTAATGTTTCTGGAGGACCTCTTCTTTCCGCCACCATCACTTTTTCCACTGCTATCGGAATCATCCAAATGTCGCGAAGAGCTCCGGCGGCGACTGCTGCGGCTGCGTTCTCTTCGTTTGGTGGAGGACCTATCCGGCGAGGAGTCAGGGGTATCAGAATCGTCGGAATCGTCGGATCTTCTTCGACTCTTCTTTCTCCTACTGCTGCTACCGTGCGTTCCCATCCGAGGACAACCAGTAGAGAGAATGACACAAAAGCCGTCGGTACTTGGAACAACCCAAGAGTTTTTTCGCAcgtattttcttaaaaatatatatataaaaggaatgTTACGTCCGGAGACTTATGGTCGGAAAATAACCGCTGAAGTGTAATTTCGaaaacaaccataaaaaaaaattatttttaaagatgaaatgtTATTAAcatgttctctattttttttaaatatatttttatttataatttgtatttttaattattttttatgtttaaataattatcttttaaaacaatcctcaaaaaataaagttttatttgagaagtattttaaaaaacaattctataaaatagtttttaaaaattattttacgatgtttttaaaatactattttttttaaaataatattatttaaataaaaaattcaatagagATTTTCTTACACAATTTAAAAAGTAAAGGCTAGTCGGTGATAGCACGGTTTGTGCGCGTGTGTTTTTACAAGCAAGATTATTTTTCTAAGTATAATAATTCATGTTTAAGTGTTTGATTAACTTGTTGTTTAAATTATTGAgatgtaaatggaaaaaaatttagcCAATTTTCCTTATTTATGTCTAAAATTAGATATGgatttaaataaatcattatttatttatattataattttgatataaaaagtaTGTATTTATGGGTTTTGTTTGATTGAttaataagatataatatttatgttttaagatatcatatttttaatatgtatatattaataCATCATTTTTAATGGACTGTCATacacttaaatatttttaattggatATGTTgtgttataattatatttgatttataaaataaaataaaataaatatatatatatatatatatatacaataacAAAATACCTTTTAGATTtcaatgtttaatatttatttaaaatattcctTTACTTACAACTCAACAGTTAGAACCACCTGccacttttcttttctctgCCTTGCAAATTGCAAGTTGCAACAACCTGCAAGTGCTACATGCAGATGGAAATAAAATGGGGATACTTGCATCCCATTCATCATTTCTCTAGCGAGGTGCGGATTGGCTTTCAACTACTACAAGCCCACCCAACCTCAAATGTATATGGCCTCTTCGGACCCTGAATGAATGTGTTATATACATAGAGAGACACACACTACTATCTTTTGCTCTTCACACACTATTATCTTTTGCTATTCTTTTATCAGCTAAGAATTGCCATCGATTCCCACAGACATCAGCTACCTCAATATATCTTCTGACCTAGACAATGAAATCCTGCAGCAAAAGGCTTTGGTCTTAAGGcagaatcaaaactaaatcaaaTGGAAATAGCATGAGCATATCTTCAACTAACAGTTCAGAtaagatagatagatagatgtGTTCTTCAAATGTCAAATATTCTATACTGTAAAGACTAAAGTGGAAAATTGTTAAAAGCCAGAAATTAAGAAGGTCCACCAATACAGACTATCAAAAATATCGCTCACTCGGAGTTCCAGCCCAACCATAAtctccaaactttcaaaaagtGGAAAATTGTTGGGCACAAAAGCCTTTTCAGTTAACCGCAACCTCAGCAGCCAGGTAACTAGGATGAAGTGTGTCCTGTCCAGATGGTTTAGATTTGGAGAGCTTGAGCACCTGCACAGCTTCTTCCACTTTGGCAGCCAATGACTCAGGGGATTCCAATAACAGGAGCAGTTCCGAGTTGTCCATCTCCAAAAGCATTCCCGTTATCTTTGCAGCAAGATCAGGCTGCATAAGAGGATTTAAGATTTTTAATGGTATCAAGGACACaatttcttgagaaaaaataaCCATGAgtgtatttttaaaacaatttcaaagaaaaatgacttctaaaataaaataaagcaaatataaaatttaatttgattttaacaGTGTGAAAAGAGATTTGTAACTATTCTAATGCATGGATGTATTATAAAAATGTGCAGGTTCAGACAAATTCCACATTCTACTAGTGTTACCTTTTGTTTCTGGACAAGGGGATAGAGATGCTCGCCCAGAATCTGCTTCTGCTGCTCAGGAGAAGCAGCAGCAAGCATGCTACTCAGCATCTCCGATCCTTGAGATCCAGTTCCAACAGAATTGGAAGCAGCAGATGGGATTCCAGATCCTTTGCTCATCTCATAGGAACGGCCATTTGGCACATACTTAGCCTGCCCAGCCCGCTGCAATTCTCACAGATATTAGAATTTGTAGCATATCAATGGTAGACTAAACCAGTCATGTTCCTTAGGGCAAACAGAAAACATGAATCTCAAGTGGAATTGCGCTTGATGAGAAACCATGTATTTCAACCGTGCTTCACCTAACATTCTTTTTTATGTGCAAGTAAACGGTGAAATGTCAGTTAAAGCTTCTAGCATCATAACAAACCAAAACAAGGTGAAAGTTGTATATATTCTTAGATTATGCTACTTAACATTCAAAGGGCATATGTGCTACTTAACATTCAAAGGGCATATGTGCAAATAATGACAAAACATGAATCTCAAGTGGAATTGCACTTGATGAGAAATCATGCATTTCAATCGTGTTTCacctaacatttttttttatgtgcaaATAAATGGTGAAATGTCAGTTAAAGCTTCTACCATCATAACAAACCAAAACAAAGTGCAAGTTGtatatattcttaaattatgCTACCTAACATTCAAAGGACATATGTGCAAATAATGACAGGGCCAAATTCATTTTAAACCATGTCAACCACATAATTTGAGAAAGCCTGCATCTTGTGCAAGCATACGTGGGAATTTGCATGAGAAGGACTTGAAGGGTAAGgtgattcaaacatttttttactGGGCTGACTATCACAAAGTAGCAGGTCCAGTTTATCATTAACAAAGTGTTGAGCAAACCAGACAACAAACCGATTTTAAGAAAGTTTTCATACTACTTCTCAttgtttgttaaaaaatttaccATCTTACAGTGCATGCGTATCCACCTGTTTATTTCCAGGTGGCATTTACATCATGTGAGTCAATCTATCTGTAACTTTATCTGAAGTTTGGAATAAAATTCCGGATGAAGAGACACTGTCATGTTATAAAGAagggtgaagacaaaaaaaaaaggaacacgCTGATAGTCATGGAGGAATTTCTGAGAGAATGCTGCTCATTTTCCATTCTCTAAGATCCTATATGATACCTCAATTTTTCCTGTCCCCAACCCATCCTCACCCTGCATCCAAGATGAAGATTCTTCACTGCTTGTTATAACATTAGATACAAGATTTTAGACTAAATAGCAACAGAAGAAAGAGGATAATTATTTTCCCTACATCTCTATTTGAATGGAGGAATAGCCACCCACCACCTTCCTATTAAAGATCAAACAACATTTCTTAACACATCTTATTAGCAACTGAGATACACAATATATCAGGAGTACCCTTCAACATTCAAAGCAACTTTAGGCAGCAAAGCAAATCAATAGCAAGTTGAACGTGGGGTATCTACAGAAACTACTTGGAACTTGGAGTAGACTAGCATCCCTTCCTACCTATCTAGTTTGTTTGCCAATGATACACTTTGAGGGATTATTAAGTTGAAAGCAGTTTAGTtacattgattttgaaaaattctaGTATCTATTCTCAAAAGAGCTGATATAggaagaaatatttttagaaaggccagaaaagaaaaaaaaaactattcagTGAAAGGAAAGGAGAATTATTAATACTATGGTTATTATTTAAGCCTGCAAAATTGTGTATCCAGTGTTAAcgtcttttcttaaaaaatttatttgaaattaaatatctAATTGGAAAGGCATGGGTTCTTCTGGGCATTGTTTGTATGCAGGGCTACACTACACTACACCAACTGTATAATAACAGCCACCAGGCATGGAGAGGTAGAAAAGGTAGGTACCACTCATGGACTACAAAGTTTGTGGAGAAGACACCAAATAGACAGGCCTTTTTTATGGTAGGACATATCCCAAAGCCTTTCCTATGATAAAACATATCTTAAAACAATTTAGTCCAAACAAGTCTTTCTATCTCCAAATAAAGCCAAATGAATGTTTCCAATAATGTATATAGAAACCCTCATGATATCAAATGGGAATTAGATGACATAAATAAGGCATCTAAATAAACCATGCTTGAGTAGTCATGCAGCACTTATGAAATGTAGGGAGCAGCAAACAAGCAAAAGAAAGACCGGTGAATATGGGTTGaggcattgagaaaaaaaacccaattaCCAAGGATTTAACACAAAATTTATCCAACCTCACATTGCTTATTTGAGTTGAGCCACATACAGGACTGAACAATGCATTAAATTCATCAGTAATTGCAGCAAGTGAAAAGCTCCACCATACCAAACATAATGAGAAGAAATGGTagcatgaagaaaaagatggaaaaacCTGCTGATTGATTGAATCTTTTGGTGAAATCACTGGTTGAGTTGGCTGCTGCAAATGTGGCATAAATGCAGTAGAGTGACCACCACCCTGTGGAATATGCCCATTTGTCCTGCCCCTGTTTTGCCTGTGCTGCCTTGGAGTATTAGGCATCTGTAGAAGGAAAGTTAAAGAAATATAAGCAAGTCAATTACATCTCAACCATTAAAGACAATGGCATAAACAAAATACTTGTTCACTTTTCTAAATGAATCgactataattatttttacagcAACGGCAGATGATTTGACAGAATCTAACCCATAAAATAGAGCAAAATGGCAAAAAGAGTGCATGTGATCAGGAGAAGACTTTGTCCATGAGTCAGCAGAGAACTTATAATATAAGACATGGTATTTACTATTTACCAAGGGAATTGATGATGGCTGAAAAGCTGGTCTGGTTGGAGGTATAAGGTTGTTAGCTCTCCATCCTGTGCGCAAACCCAAAGGCTGATACATCAGGCCCTGTCTTGGAGGTATAACACCAGGAGGAGCTGTGTAGTACAGAGGAGGATATCCACCAGGGATAACAGGAGTAGAAGGTCCTGCAAGTCCTGCCATACGTTGTGCATAATGAAGCTGCAGTTGTGCTTGCCTGTCCTCTTTCCTTTGAGCAATAGCCACATACAATGGCTTTCTGTGAAACATGTACCCTGTAAGACATTCAATGGTGAGATGATTGGCAGCCTAAAGAATAGACATGACTACTTCTactgataaaaataaaagatcttATGTATCAAACAAATTGTAAAAAAACCATATGCATGCAAAGAGGACAAGTGCAAATACAAGAATTGTGATggtaacatttttaaatattgttttcgctcccatttttcttcaatatgaCTAATCTCCCTGTCAATCTCATGGATTTAATAGCATAAATGTGAATACACCATTAACAACTTTGACTTGTATGTGACCCTCAATTGACGACATTTATCCTCAAGAACTATAACTAGACACCGGGAAAATGACGAATGTAACAAGACACAACCTAATGCACCCGACACAGAGAACATTTGTACAGGCCAATATTTGACAAggttcatttattttaaatcatctgATGGTAAACTTTTTTAAATGCTTCTTCGATCCTATCATATGATTATAGTAAAATTGGAGAGTACATGATTCTTTGCCCTATAGATCTCTCAGTTGTGTTTGTTTAGTCATCCAATCCTCATTCTCTCTTCTAAGACATAATTCTGTAAAATTGGAGCTATGAGgtttaaaaaatttggattttcCCATTTATTTGAACTTCCTATAGCCAAACTTATATGGGAAGTATGAGGATAGATAATATTTTGATGGAAGTTAATCTTCCATTCTACATTGGCAAGTTGACGAACACATTTGAGGTTAGCTAATGATTACAAATGTTAGAAAAAGAGGATGAAAGTAATATATGCTTTTTTGCACATATCATTTTATACTATGGATGAGGAAAGATTCAATGAACTGGATGATAGAGCACCATAAATTCTATTGAAATTCATTGTTCTATTGACTGCATTGTCCACATTAACTTATTCATGTGATTCATTTATTCTCATATTGTGAAAAGTTTTTAAACGCAATATGGTTTCcaataaataatgttaaaatgGAGCTAACCCCTTTACTAGAAATAGCACATCATTTCTCACTAAAATGATGGACCGGTACACTTCCTCTATTCTAAAGACATtgcctaaaaattaattaggattcACAAACAAGTATTTGATGCATACTAATTCTTCTCCTCTCAAGTTTTTTCAGCAGATTTTGCGCTTCCATAATTTCAACTTACTATTATTTACATTACCTAAACTTTCAGAGCTTTGATTTCAATTATTATGACATCAAGTTAAGGCAGAGACATATAACACATGCATCACACCTATTAATTGTGTCTTGGGATCTGTCTCATAGCATTTCATCCACATAGCAAAAATAATCCATCTAGAATCAACTTATGCAGACTGTAAGAAGGTAACCTCTTTTTTTCCCTCAAGATTACAAGAATAGAACACCTGCACTGTCCAGACCCAACAAGGTTTATGTCTGTGatttgatttttcctttctaaatggggaaaaagaaacaaagaagagTAGGGAAGAAGGAACTTCACCCAAACACCAGTGTATGCCTATGTTTTGTTTTTGCCTTTCTAAAGGaaatgagaaagagagagagagatgaaggAAGAAAGAACTTCCTTGGAAACTAATCATGTGTTAAAAGCAAAGGTAGTGATTGAAGAACACCAATTATAAAATGAGATCTCTGTTAAGTGGTATATGAGCTAATAATTACACATCAATATATTGTTCTAAACCATGAAACAGGAATAATTTTCAAGATCATGAAGAGTGAAATTCTATGACGTCTAGCCAAATATGTAACTCTACCAACTCACCATGAAAAGTGTTCACAGCTTTACTGGCCTCATCAGGAGTGGAGAAGCAGACAAATCCAAACCCCTTGCTTATCCCTTTTTGATCTCGCATGAGTTTTGCAGAAGTGATCTTGCCGCACACACTAAAGTGTTCCCGCAGGTCATCATCATTGACATTATCATCAATGTTCTTGACATACACATTTGAACCCTAAAAGTTGGAGAAAAATGACTGTTAAGCAAAAAAGAATACATCCAATCGCAAGTAGACAAATTTAGGGAGAGAAAAGGGCAATGAGGAATACCCTGTATTTTAAGATTTGCTCGTTACGTTTCTCCTCAAATTGGCGACGCAAAAGCTGCTCACGTTCGGCTTTCTTCTGTGCCCTTGCTACATACAGAACCTTCGAACCTGCTCGGAATAACCAGTgacataaaatgttttaaattgagCAGTTGGTGCATGCTCGACAATTTACATTGACAAAAATATAACCTACCAAGTTGCAATCCATTTAATGCTTCCAGTGCTCGTTTGGCATCTTCCGGGCTCTCAAAGTTCACAAAACCAAAACCTCTGGACATCCCATTTTCATCCTTAGAAATAACCAAGCTAGCAATTTTCCCAAACTCAAAGAACTTCTCTCGTAGAGCTTCTTCTGTGACATCTGGATCCAAATTCTTGATGTAAAGATTTGTATATTTGGCATCAGGATTGGGCAGAACCCTATCAGTCTTTCTGACAAACTTCCCAGCATATCTGTGCCATAAATTAGCATTAAAAAGGGTCAATACCTAGAGagcaaaaaagaaagataaggaGAGAAAATTTGACCATTTCAATCACCATATACAAGTAATGGACACAACTTCTTTCAGTACATAATTTTCTTGACAGGGAGAAACAAAGGAAGGTAATTGCACATACATCTGTTTGCCGTCAATAATGAAGCCATTTAGCTTCTCAATGGCAGCATTTGCATATTCCTCAGACTCAAACTGAACGAAACCATATCCTTTGCTCTTCCCATCCTCAGTCACAACCACTTTACAAGACAAAATATTGCCAAATTTCTGAAACATGGCTTGAAGCCTCACATTATCTATTGAGTCACTCAAATTCTGCCACAAACCCAAAACTCAAATATATTACAAATGCAACCAGAAAACCACATACCaaacaaacaagaaaatataGTTCAGCATCAATGATACTGGTCACAGCAAAAAGATATACCTTAACAAACACATTCCCTATTCCACTCCTTCTTGCATCTGGATCACGATGTGACCACATAACTCTTATCACTTTTCCATGCAGCATAGTGTGATTCTTTGCCTCAATGGCATGAGAAGCTATTCAAAATCATAAGATTGCAAAATCAgaataattaaatttactaTCAAAATTATCCTAATAGTGCATCCAGTATAATCCAACccacattaaaataaatagtcTCTTCGTTTTTTCCTTGATAAATCAAGAGCCACTCATGAAGGACTCATCTCTTCTGTCTGTTCTCTTTCTTGATAAATCAGAACAGTTTCACCATCAAATGTGGGAAAAGGCTAAAGTTAGTACATTGTTTGAGAGAAGCACGAAAAGGTTGAAACCAGAATTTCAATTTGGGCCACAAGTAAGAAACTGAGGCATAAACTAAGTTGagtaaacaaaaaacataagatTCAAGATTCTCTAttcttttttctcccttttcttaAAAGGGAACATAGAAAGGATCAAACAGGACAACGGACGTAACGATTGTTGTGCACAACCTTTCCGGATGCGAGATTTCTTCATCCGATCAAACGTTCTCGTTTACTCATGGTCCCAAACAATGCAAAACCAATCCATTCCCAgaatttccatttatttatcttttcaacACTTTCTAGGAAACCAAACAGAGGTAATAAAGGAACAAAATGCGAAAATACAACAGAACAATACGGATAATTACCGTCTTGAGGAGAGATGAAGTTGACGTAACCGTAACAGAGGGAACGGCCAGAGGAGGAGTCACGGCAGATGCGCACAGAGGCGAGGCTTTTAAATTCGGAGAAGGCGTCGAAAAGCAGGCCATCGGTGATATCAGGGTGCAGGTCACCAACGTAGAGCGAAGCCGGAGCGGCAGGGACGGTCGGAGGAACCGCCATTGACGAACTCACAACAATGCACTTGTAGAGAGAAATAGAGAAACACACTAGAGAGAAAAACCAAATGGCGTTTCGGTTTGGCCTCTCAATTtcagtaaataaataaataaatataacagGTGGCGTTAGACAGAGAAAGAGAGTACTATCAAGGAAGAGAGAGGGGGCGACAGAGGCACTATTTGTCTGTTTGCCTGTGGAGATTTTCTctttgagagagaaagaaaattagggaaaattattaaggaaagaTTTTTTAAGATGGAGAGAGAATTATGTTTTTGTGCGGAACTGCGGATTTGCATGGCCGCGGGAGGTTGGGGGTTTCCTAAAGGATGCCAACGCTAGAAACGAACTCCTACGCGCACTGCGGGTGCGTTTCATAACCATGTTTTAGCGTTAACAAAGTTAGGAACTTAGGAAACATTACTGCATCAGATTTCACCAATCAGGTAAGTCGGAAGTTTTTTAAAAGGAAGCAAGtatatattttcaagaaattttttatcaaaaggattaaaaataactttcttatttaaaaattgtataaataatctcattttgattttttttttatctttaaaatttttatttaaaatttatttaatgtaAGATAAGGATTCgaaaattattaaagaatatttttttttataaaagagatTACATttcatattaagaaaaaaaaaaaaagtcctttCTTGGTGAtttatattttctgttttaatcGAAATAACCTGAGAGAGACTCTGGGTGAGGGGGAGGGGAGCGCGTAGGGAGTAATGGACACGTGTATGAGAAAAAGGTCATGGTTGGAGAGTGAGAAACGGGTTAAAAAGTGGAACCCAATGACCAGTGCGGGTGCTTGAAACCTCACTATTGACACTTTCACAGCCCGACCTTAACCACAGCCACAAGGGCCGCCCTAAGCCACGGACACCCACCCTTTCAGGTCCTCTACTCCACTTTTTCATCCctattctttcttttatttaatttattccaaaatataattaatgaaaattaggCCTCTAATACCCGGCCCATAATGGGCTGCTTCGAGCCCGATTAGTGCAACTCCGTCACTTTTCTATTGAGAAAGTGACTTCTTTTACGATTTATCAGTCTCCAGCCATACCATTCTTAAACATCATTGCTTACTATTTTAAGACAACTTCAAATGCACAATTACTTCTTAATCAGGAAAAGGGGATTTATATGGAAAGCAAGGACGCATAAGAATCTTCAGAGTCAGTGGGCCCAAACATATGAATGATCTCAATGGGTTCGAAAATGTAGACATTGTTTGGATTTTGTCACAAACCATGGTTGATAGCTCATTATGATTATACCCAATGaataaatattacaataaaTTCACAGCATTAATGTAAAT includes the following:
- the LOC100267544 gene encoding polyadenylate-binding protein 7, whose product is MAVPPTVPAAPASLYVGDLHPDITDGLLFDAFSEFKSLASVRICRDSSSGRSLCYGYVNFISPQDASHAIEAKNHTMLHGKVIRVMWSHRDPDARRSGIGNVFVKNLSDSIDNVRLQAMFQKFGNILSCKVVVTEDGKSKGYGFVQFESEEYANAAIEKLNGFIIDGKQIYAGKFVRKTDRVLPNPDAKYTNLYIKNLDPDVTEEALREKFFEFGKIASLVISKDENGMSRGFGFVNFESPEDAKRALEALNGLQLGSKVLYVARAQKKAEREQLLRRQFEEKRNEQILKYRGSNVYVKNIDDNVNDDDLREHFSVCGKITSAKLMRDQKGISKGFGFVCFSTPDEASKAVNTFHGYMFHRKPLYVAIAQRKEDRQAQLQLHYAQRMAGLAGPSTPVIPGGYPPLYYTAPPGVIPPRQGLMYQPLGLRTGWRANNLIPPTRPAFQPSSIPLMPNTPRQHRQNRGRTNGHIPQGGGHSTAFMPHLQQPTQPVISPKDSINQQRAGQAKYVPNGRSYEMSKGSGIPSAASNSVGTGSQGSEMLSSMLAAASPEQQKQILGEHLYPLVQKQKPDLAAKITGMLLEMDNSELLLLLESPESLAAKVEEAVQVLKLSKSKPSGQDTLHPSYLAAEVAVN